From one Culex quinquefasciatus strain JHB chromosome 3, VPISU_Cqui_1.0_pri_paternal, whole genome shotgun sequence genomic stretch:
- the LOC6032199 gene encoding nucleolar protein 8, which yields MPLHRLFVGNIPGGTSEQELKNEFSSYGPVRAIDLKSKANPLTGSDDTFAFVNIDVDERTLRQLLDEFRQERYKGVYLNVSRAKESFLDRLKREREEAEAAKEKSGLLNPYKKEEAESKVVVKEALPALPTIAKEVESSSEESSDESDEDEKPVPVRSVPTVRQKQQGEEDQLVRKWNQETYIEHGKLKIAFTSGEVKEVIDKSKNRRQPEKELADKARVADEKRKQGLTKLQSAYDQQKLAIQAALAGGGDGPKRNKIVFADDDDDEEGTRKKVKLFDDQDDADDFKGNFNVRKQLAENSEKGQRLYEMQTQFHGDSRFKLDERFLADDDSAAGRRKRKALEKEKATLDPAANGERRKQMEILSKMTGREIQDGARNVPDQKSMQRFDPSAQKGKEPARVEKKAKVLTEEEIIAAKKAERPEETFAVSEEKFFQVAQDLTQVIGQSSGGFSLLSMFGSAARPEEDEEEEVEQEKSLGKPAYSDARFKYESSDSEDEVEEEPKSESPVQEVPQEPEVAAKKKDRKPGYYSKQGIWKENFFFLPDDVRLEEGRKFFLEFATEPAAAADAGRKEQARDIRKIFKKRRMRETKNVNQLRARRGLKLMKGKRK from the exons ATGCCCCTCCACCGTCTGTTCGTGGGCAACATCCCCGGGGGCACCAGCGAGCAGGAGCTGAAGAATGAGTTCTCCTCGTACGGGCCGGTGCGGGCGATCGACCTCAAGTCGAAGGCAAACCCGCTGACCGGTTCCGATGACACGTTTGCGTTCGTGAACATTGACGTCGACGAGCGGACGCTGCGCCAGCTGCTGGACGAGTTCCGGCAGGAGCGGTATAAAGGGGTTTACCTGAACGTGTCGCGGGCGAAGGAATCGTTTTTGGACCGGTTGAAGCGGGAACGGGAGGAGGCGGAAGCTGCGAAAGAGAAAAGTGGCCTGCTGAATCCTTATAAGAAGGAGGAGGCAGAGAGTAAGGTGGTGGTGAAGGAGGCACTTCCGGCGCTGCCGACGATTGCAAAGGAGGTGGAGTCTTCCAGTGAGGAATCGAGCGATGAAAGTGACGAAGATGAAAAACCGGTACCGGTTCGGAGCGTTCCGACTGTTAGACAGAAGCAGCAGGGCGAGGAGGATCAACTAGTCCGAAAATGGAACCAGGAGACGTACATCGAGCATGGCAAGCTGAAGATCGCTTTTACTTCCGGGGAGGTGAAGGAAGTCATCGACAAGAGCAAGAATCGACGCCAGCCGGAGAAGGAGCTGGCGGATAAAGCGCGCGTGGCGGATGAGAAGCGAAAGCAGGGACTGACCAAGCTGCAGAGTGCGTACGATCAGCAGAAGTTGGCCATTCAGGCGGCACTTGCCGGTGGTGGGGATGGTCCTAAGCGAAACAAAATTGTCTTTGCGGATGATGACGACGATGAGGAGGGAACTAGAAAGAAGGTGAAGTTGTTCGATGATCAGGATGACGCGGACGATTTCAAAGGAAACTTTAATGTTCGGAAGCAGCTGGCAGAGAATT CCGAAAAGGGCCAACGCTTGTACGAGATGCAGACGCAGTTCCACGGCGATTCCCGCTTCAAACTGGACGAGCGCTTCCTGGCGGATGACGACTCGGCAGCCGGCCGACGCAAGCGCAAAGCTCTCGAGAAGGAAAAGGCCACCCTGGACCCGGCAGCCAACGGCGAGCGTCGCAAACAGATGGAAATCCTTTCGAAGATGACCGGACGCGAAATTCAGGACGGCGCACGAAACGTACCGGACCAGAAGTCGATGCAACGGTTCGATCCGTCCGCTCAGAAAGGGAAAGAACCGGCCCGAGTTGAAAAGAAGGCGAAGGTGCTCACGGAAGAGGAAATCATTGCGGCGAAGAAGGCGGAACGTCCGGAGGAAACTTTTGCGGTTTCGGAGGAAAAGTTCTTCCAGGTTGCGCAGGATCTTACCCAGGTGATTGGCCAAAGCTCGGGCGGGTTCAGCTTGCTGTCCATGTTCGGAAGTGCTGCCCGGCCggaagaagacgaagaagaagaagtcgaACAGGAGAAATCGCTCGGTAAGCCCGCGTACAGTGACGCTCGCTTCAAGTACGAGTCCTCCGACAGTGAAGACGAGGTGGAGGAAGAGCCAAAGTCGGAAAGTCCCGTCCAGGAGGTTCCGCAGGAACCGGAAGTGGCGGCGAAGAAGAAGGACCGCAAACCCGGCTACTACTCGAAGCAGGGCATTTGGAAGGAGAACTTTTTCTTCCTGCCGGACGACGTCCGACTCGAGGAGGGGCGGAAATTTTTCCTGGAGTTTGCCACCgaaccggcggcggcggcggacgCCGGCAGGAAGGAGCAAGCGAGGGACATTCGGAAGATTTTCAAGAAGCGCCGCATGCGGGAAACTAAGAACGTGAATCAGCTGCGGGCCAGACGCGGTCTGAAGCTGATGAAAGGTAAGCGgaaataa
- the LOC6032198 gene encoding pachytene checkpoint protein 2 homolog translates to MSFNFTSEPDSKYSKFSKMEAPKPIGIEIVYKKGANKKTANPELERQIQAILADSKALPKDYLFAVTDPNVERVTLCDELLEHAPRSNLKIYSYTLHDGEGEQETIEQGGDEVQIANHWLLPAREFHGLWDSLIYEDSLKENLLNFMHTTALFSQKNVNANLIACNRLVLLHGPPGTGKTSLCQALAQKLAIRMNKSIYMHFHLFEINSHSLFSKWFSESGKLVQKVFGQINELCQDPTSMVCVLVDEVESIAFAREAISNNEPSDSIRVVNAVLTQLDRIRRFPNVMVLATSNLTGSIDLAFLDRADIVQYVGPPTKEAIYEIYRSAIANLQQVGIVTDREELPSRAELATATSKGTATTMLEALAEQSVGLSGRSLRKVPFLAHALHVQQDVTTLVKFLTAMRNAVRRMQADKAMLGAKPDQVEGAATSDLSGSNGSSAAADERSVSM, encoded by the exons ATGAGTTTTAACTTCACTTCAGAACCGGATTCTAAATATTCCAAATTTAGTAAAATGGAAGCTCCAAAGCCTATCGGAATCGAAATCGTGTACAAAAAAGG CGCTAACAAAAAGACCGCCAATCCGGAGCTGGAGAGGCAGATTCAAGCGATTTTGGCCGATAGCAAAGCCCTGCCCAAGGACTACTTGTTCGCGGTGACCGATCCGAACGTCGAGCGGGTGACGCTGTGCGATGAGCTGCTGGAACATGCGCCTCGGTCGAATTTGAAGATTTACTCGTACACGTTGCATGACGGGGAGGGGGAGCAGGAAACGATCGAGCAGGGCGGAGATGAGGTCCAGATTGCCAACCATTGGCTGCTTCCGGCGCGGGAGTTTCACGGGCTGTGGGATAGCTTGATTTACGAGGATTCGCTGAAGGAGAATCTGTTGAATTTCATGCACACAACGGCGCTCTTCTCGCAGAAGAACGTGAACGCGAATCTGATTGCATGCAACAGGTTGGTGCTACTTCATGGACCACCGGGAACGGGGAAAACCAGCTTGTGCCAGGCGTTGGCTCAAAAACTGGCCATCAGGATGAACAAAAGCATTTACATGCACTTTCACCTGTTCGAGATCAACAGCCACAGCCTGTTTTCGAAGTGGTTCTCCGAGAGTGGCAAACTGGTGCAGAAGGTGTTTGGCCAGATCAACGAGCTGTGCCAGGATCCGACCTCGATGGTTTGTGTCCTGGTGGACGAGGTGGAATCGATCGCGTTCGCACGGGAAGCCATTTCCAACAACGAACCGAGCGACAGCATCCGCGTGGTCAACGCCGTTCTAACCCAGCTGGACCGAATCCGTCGCTTTCCGAACGTCATGGTGCTGGCCACGTCCAATCTCACCGGCAGCATCGACCTGGCGTTCCTGGACCGTGCCGACATCGTCCAGTACGTCGGCCCACCCACCAAGGAAGCCATCTACGAAATCTACCGATCGGCAATCGCCAACCTGCAGCAGGTGGGCATCGTAACGGACCGGGAAGAGCTTCCATCGCGAGCCGAACTTGCCACCGCCACGTCGAAGGGAACCGCAACCACCATGCTGGAAGCGCTGGCCGAGCAGAGCGTCGGGTTGAGCGGACGCAGCTTGCGAAAGGTTCCGTTTTTGGCGCACGCACTTCACGTTCAGCAGGACGTTACGACGCTGGTTAAATTTTTGACCGCGATGCGGAATGCGGTACGACGCATGCAGGCGGACAAAGCGATGCTCGGAGCAAAGCCGGACCAGGTGGAAGGGGCGGCGACGAGCGATCTCAGCGGAAGCAATGGCAGCAGTGCTGCTGCGGATGAACGGTCCGTGTCGATGTGA
- the LOC119770835 gene encoding uncharacterized protein LOC119770835 — protein MSKQAALVRVLAKLTLACLVSLVSSELEIDLQRIEQNYGEHLVDARELRVRKINRTSHALNGTVRVAVDLDNEFRVSLSLAHSRLGNNQFNIYPMKIPEQASCVLMNGSYREYQSLLLDHSNMPQVPPEGMCPFRKGTYWFKDAIFSSTYFPPYVPEGYWRFTFEYLGPIVNNASFSLYAQMKNTNIWS, from the exons ATGTCCAAGCAGGCTGCACTTGTTCGTGTTCTGGCCAAATTGACCCTGGCCTGCTTGGTTTCTCTGGTATCCAGCGAGCTGGAAATCGATTTACAGCGGATCGAACAAAATTACGGCGAACATTTGGTGGATGCCCGGGAGTTGCGTGTCCGGAAGATCAATCGAACAAGCCACGCGTTGAATGGGACTGTGCGAGTTGCTGTTGATTTGGATAATGAATTTAGG GTTTCGCTCAGTTTGGCCCACAGCCGACTCGGAAACAACCAGTTCAATATCTACCCAATGAAGATTCCGGAGCAGGCAAGTTGTGTTCTTATGAACGGTTCCTACCGCGAGTACCAGTCGCTGCTGCTGGACCACTCCAATATGCCACAGGTTCCGCCGGAGGGCATGTGTCCGTTCCGCAAGGGAACCTACTGGTTCAAGGATGCCATCTTTTCGTCGACCTACTTTCCACCGTACGTTCCGGAGGGTTACTGGCGGTTCACGTTTGAATATCTTGGTCCCATCGTGAACAACGCGAGTTTCAGCTTGTACGCCCAGATGAAGAACACAAATATCTGGTCTtaa
- the LOC6032197 gene encoding uncharacterized protein LOC6032197, translating into MSKQAVGVGASLILACLVSLVSSELEIDLQRIVQNYGEHLVDARELRVRKINRTSHALNGTVRVAVDLDNDYRVSLSLAHSRLGNNQFNIYPMKIPEQRNCILLNSSYREYQSLFREHSNMPQVPPEGMCPFRKGTYWFKDAIFSADHFPPYVPEGYWRFTFEYLGPMENNASFSLYAQMKNTGIWD; encoded by the exons ATGTCCAAGCAGGCTGTTGGTGTAGGGGCCTCACTGATCCTGGCCTGCTTGGTTTCTCTGGTATCCAGCGAGCTGGAAATCGATTTACAGCGCATCGTGCAAAATTACGGTGAACACTTGGTGGACGCCCGGGAGTTGCGTGTCCGGAAGATCAATCGAACAAGCCACGCGTTGAATGGAACTGTGCGAGTTGCCGTTGACCTGGATAATGATTATAGG GTTTCGCTCAGTTTGGCGCACAGCCGACTGGGAAACAATCAGTTCAATATTTACCCAATGAAGATTCCGGAACAGAGAAATTGCATTCTGCTGAACAGTTCCTACCGCGAGTACCAGTCACTGTTTCGGGAGCATTCAAATATGCCGCAGGTTCCGCCGGAGGGCATGTGCCCGTTCAGAAAGGGAACTTACTGGTTCAAGGATGCCATATTTTCGGCGGACCACTTTCCACCGTACGTTCCGGAGGGTTACTGGCGGTTCACGTTTGAATATCTTGGTCCCATGGAGAACAACGCGAGTTTCAGTTTGTACGCCCAGATGAAGAACACCGGAATTTGGGACTAG